The following is a genomic window from Sphingobacterium spiritivorum.
ATATTTTGCCCATAGTGACTTCTATGGTGCGGTTGGTAATATTATCCACAAATGCACGGTCATGGGAGATCACGATAACAGCTTTAGCTGAGTTTACCAGAAAATCTTCCAGCCATTGGATACTTTCAATATCCATGTGATTGGTTGGCTCATCCAGAAGGATCAGATCCGGTTTTTTGAGCAGAATTTTAGCCAGTTCGATACGCATGCGCCAGCCTCCGGAGAATTCTGAAGTCTGACGTGTGAAATCCGTACGTTCAAATCCAAGTCCTTTCAGTACTTTTTCTACTTCAGCATCGTAGTTCGTCTCTTCTATGGAGTAAAATTTTTCACTTAATTCCGAAACCCGTTCGATCAGTTTCATATAATCGTCCGTTTCATAATCCGTACGGATATTCAGTTGTTCGTTCAACGCTTCCAGTTCATCCCGCATTTTATAGACTTCTTCAAAGGCTTTGGACGTTTCTTCAAATACGGTCATGTTGTCCTGCGTCAACAGATGCTGCGGAAGGTATGCGATGACCGCATCCTTTGGGCCGCTCACGTTACCTGTAGTCGGCTTGCCCACACCAGCTATAATTTTTAATAAGGTAGATTTACCTGCACCGTTTTTCCCCATCAGTGCGATTTTATCATTTTCATTTATAGAAAAAGATACATCGCTGAAAAGTGTTGTTCCTCCAAAAGATACGGAGATATTATTTACATTGATCACTATATGCTCGTATTAAAATCAGCCGCAAAGATAAGAGAATAAGATGAGTTTGCCGCGCAAAAGCCAGTAGTTTCAGATACAATATAGAGAATTACCCGGCACGTTTGCTTTTTAATGCTTCTGATCTTCAGAATGACTTAATTAATCCTCTCTGATCAGGAAAGAGGGAAGCTGACTTACCTGATATTGAATTTTTATTTTTTGACCTCTATAGACCTCCGGCACGTTAAATTTTCGCAATATATTCAGGCTGCAGTCATTTAATCGTAAATATTGATCTTCATAAACCTGAATCGTCGTATCCAGATAGAAGCGGAGTTTGGGGTTTTCAGGAATTTGCACTGCTGTATTCGCAAATTGCCATACAGATGAGGATGATTTTTGAAGAACCTGGTCAATATACGTTCTGTCAAAAGACATCAGGGAAGAAATCGTTTCTCCGGTTTTTGATAAATTTTCCCGAGCCACAAGATCTACACAAATCTGTTGCGGAATACATATACAGTCTGAAGGGAGTTGAGATAGCAGATTGAGCATAATGCTTACCTGTGGTTCGCGATAGAGGCCATTGTGCATAGTCTCGCTGATCAAAATATCTACCTGTCTGTCTTCTGTCTTCCAGGTACTGGCATCACAACAGTGATAAGCACGCACATAAGATTCAAATCCAAATTGAGCAATACAATTTTGCATCTTTTCAAAGCTGATCGGGTTGATTTCCAGTAAAGTAAATTGGATTTCTTCAGGAAGAAACTGCGACATTACCGGAATCGCTAATGTCGCAAAAGGACCTGTTCCGGCATATAGGATATGCACAGGAGTTTGACGCTCTTTGAGACAGGTGTTAATAGCCTGATATAATCCTTTTAAAAATCGTTGCGTTCTCAATACTTCTCTGCTGCATAATGCAGCCCATAATGGTCCTATAGCATTTCCGGATTCCGTTGTATGATGTTCCCTTAAAGACTCATCATGGCTGTTTATTTCAACACTATCGAATAACAGTTGAGATAATCCCGTAATGGCAGGAGCAAGCTTGTCGTGAAAATCTGAGGGAATAAGGATATCATCTGTATAGGCTTTGAGAATGTGTCTGAGTTCACTGTTGCTTTTCATAGAAAATAGGTGTTTTGTTAGGTATAGAGGTAATATTGCCGGCAATCTACAAAGAGTAAGTGATATCTCCGTACGGAAATGTCGCTGTCTATTTGTTAAGTAAGTTTTATAACGTATTCTTCATTTCAATATCAACTATTTCACTACCCTTCTCTTGTAAATAATACTTCAGTAAATCCACATACAGACTTACACCATTGTCAGAATTTGTAAAAATCAACAAACCTTGTTTTGTTTCCGGAAGAATAAAGAAAATTGTTCGTACACCTTTGTCCGAACCTCCGTGTGCCAGAGCGTATGTGCCATCTTTAAAATCGTAAATTTCAAATCCAAGACCAAAGTGTTTTCCTCTTGTGCTCGGCACCTGTCTGAAAACCATTTCATCAAATACCTTTTTTGATAATCCTTCACCATTCATAACGCTGATCAGGAATTTACCGTAATCTTCGATACTGGTCATCAGATCATCTGCGGCATTCGGTTCCCGGTTCTTTACTACCGGATAACTATTCCCTTTGTTGTCATAACCAACAGCTAATCTTGTACTGTCTGTATCTTTATTCCAGATGTATTGGGTATCCGGCATTTTTATCGGTCTGAATACGAGTTCATCTGCTAATTGCTGTAATGATTTGTTGAATTTCTTCTCCAATGCTTTACGCAGATATTCATATCCTTCGCCTGAGTACTGATATTTCGTTCCGGGATCAAACTGAAAGCCAAGTTTCTTGTTTTCGTTCTCCCAGCGCCAATTAGCGAAACCTGTCTGATGACTCAGCACAAGTCGTGTTGTCAGTTGCTGATGTCGGGGATCGTTAGCAATCTCGGGATCTGTCCAGTACATGTATAGCGGCTCGTCCAGATTCCATTTTCCTAGACTTACTAATTTTAATGCTACGATTGCGGTTACAGGTTTTGTCAGTGAAGCTACATTGAATAGAGTGTTTTCAGGGGCTGGAATTCCTTCTTTGATCTCTCCGTATACTTCTGCCTGCTGAAAAACTCCGTTGTCAATGATTCCAAGCCCCAGAATGGGGACTTTATTGTCTTTTAACCATTTTTCCACTAATTTTTTATTGTTAAAAACGGAAGCGTTCGTTTGGGCACGGGAAGCGGAGCTTTTAGCAAATACGATTAGTAAAACAAATGCTATTCTGGCGTATCGTCTTATATATGTTGATGTATTGCTATTTTTTAAATCTTTCATAATCTTACGTAATCAGCTGAAATATAAAGGAAATATTTCGAAAAGCCGAATTCTAATGTTTTCTGATTTACCCTGAGAAGAATAATCTGTTTTCTTTTCAGTATGGGATGAAATCAGTTAACAGTAAAGGATAAATCTCTTAAAATAATGTATCTTGTAAGCGTAAAGAAAATGCTGATTATGAATATTAAAGTGATTAGTCTCGTTCTATTTATTTCTCTGCTGATGGTTAATTGTCAGGCCGAAGGAGATAAAAGCAAAGTGGAAACTCCGGTTGCAGAACAGGTTCAACAGGATATCAGACCTGAAGTGGACACTGTAAAACTGCAGCAAAAGGCTGACGAAGCACTGGCATTTTGTAAACTAAAGAAATTCAGTACGGATTTTTGTATTCTTATTGATATGGAACTTCATTCCGGGATTAATCGTTTTTTTATCTGGGATTTTAAAAATAATCGAATTTCAGAAGAGTATCTCGTAGGGCATGGTTGCGGACGCAACAGCTGGGCTTCTGATGAATCTAAAGATAAGGCCGAATTTAGCAACAGGGACGGAAGCCATCTTTCTTCTCTTGGTAAGTATAAAATCGGGGCAAGGGGATATAGCAACTGGGGAATTAATATAAAATATATCTTGCACGGTCTGGAAAAAACGAATGATAATGCCTTGAAGAGAATTATTGTATTTCATTCATGGGAAAAAATGAGTGATACCGAGACCTATCCGCAGGGAAGTCCCGAAGGTTGGGGATGTCCTACGGTTTCGAATGAGGCGATGAAAATTATTGATAGCAGACTGAGGCGTGCAAAGCAGCCGGTTCTGATGTGGATATATAACTGATACTGCATTTATAATACACTTGCCTGAGCTTATATAGAATTTAAAACTTCTCTTGCTTTAAAGTCAGCATACGACTTTGCCAGATCTGTATTAAATCCGGATCCATTTGATCATATCCTGCATTGTATATTGTAGCGTTGGTACGACAAATATTGAAATATTATTACAGTACGTTTGAAACACTATCATTTATTGTATATATTTATAATGATGATTAATATTTCTTTGGGAAATTTATACTCTAAATATCATAATTATATAATTATCAATATTTTAAACTAACTAATAACGGGTTATATACCTTACAATATTCACACACTAACTATAATCATTATTTAGTTATTTTATTTAATTCGCTAATTAACAATAATTTATTGTTTTTCTGCAGTTGCTTTAGCCGCAGATCAACTGTAAACTTTTGTAAGAAATAAAATATGTCATGCTATTGATTGACATGTACACGCATAGCTATTAAAAAAAATAACTCCATTTAATAAAACAGAATTTCAATGAAGTTTTTTCTGAAAACAGAACACAATGATGAAAGAACCATATTCATCACCGGGAATTTCAATAACTGGAATCCGAGAGATAATCGCTTTAGTCTTCAACAGACTGAGGAAGGGTATTGTATAGATATTAATGATGAAATCTTACCCTCTGAAATAGAGTATAAATTTACCAAAGGCGGTTGGGAAAATGTAGAAATTGACAGCGAAGCACAATTCACTCCCAACAGAAAAGTCAATAAGAAAGCAAAAGAGGTTGAAGATAGTGTAGAAGGCTGGCGTCTCAACTGGGCTCCTTTCAAAGAAGAGTATTTTCCTAAGATTGAACTGATTTCCGAAAATTTCTATATCCCGCAACTGAATAAGACACGTAAAGTATGGGCTCTTCTTCCTTATGACTATGAAACGACGGAGAAGAGTTATCCGGTGCTCTATCTGCAGGACGCTCAGAATCTGTTTAATGAAGAGAGTCCCTTTGGAAACTGGGAGATTGACAAAAAACTTTCGCTGCTCGCCGAATACGGGATTGGCGACATCATTATTATCGCAGTAGAACACGGCAGTGAATACCGTATACAGGAATATGTATTTGAAGATGATAATGAGTACGCTGTCAAGGCGGAAGGCAAAAAATACATCCGGTTTATAACAGATACACTAAAGCCCTATGTTGACCAGCATTTCCGGACTTTGCCCGACAGAGAGCATACCGGAATAGGAGGGAGTTCATTGGGAGCACTGATCAGTATCTATGGTGGTTTTCTATACCCGGAAGTCTATTCAAAGCTGATGCTGTTTTCTCCCTCATTGTGGCTTAATCCCAATAATAATTTTCCGATGCTCAGTTTCCATCAACCTTATTATACCAAAGCATATATCTACGGTGGTGAGCCGGAAGGATCGGATATGGTAAAGCGGATTAATCTTTTTAAAGATGCTATGAGTCGTTGGGAAGAGAGCAAATCAATAGAATTTGAGGTGAGAACGAGTATACATCCGGAAGGAAAACATGAAGAATTTTACTGGTCCCAGGAATTTCCGCGGGCATTGGAATGGCTGTTTTTCGATAAACTGGAAAATCCTGTAGAGAGAAAGAAAAGATATACTAAAGAAAAGGAAAATGTCTAAGCTCATTCAACATATTTATATCCACTCCGAAGCATCATGGATGGTGCACAAGTCAACCTATCCTCATGCTATGGATAAATTCTTTTCGGGCAGGCAAAATGAAAGTTTTGTGATAACATCAGAAAACGAGATCAGCTTTTTTCTAGGCATCGGGAGCTCCTCCTGTGCTGAAAGTATACTCGTGGATATTGGTCACAAATTCGCTTACGACAACAGGGAGAAACTATTTGCGACCTCTACGTACCTGCATCACGATGTACTGGACAGTACCGGTTTCGAAAGTCTATGGATGGGG
Proteins encoded in this region:
- a CDS encoding murein L,D-transpeptidase catalytic domain-containing protein, whose product is MNIKVISLVLFISLLMVNCQAEGDKSKVETPVAEQVQQDIRPEVDTVKLQQKADEALAFCKLKKFSTDFCILIDMELHSGINRFFIWDFKNNRISEEYLVGHGCGRNSWASDESKDKAEFSNRDGSHLSSLGKYKIGARGYSNWGINIKYILHGLEKTNDNALKRIIVFHSWEKMSDTETYPQGSPEGWGCPTVSNEAMKIIDSRLRRAKQPVLMWIYN
- a CDS encoding alpha/beta hydrolase, translating into MKFFLKTEHNDERTIFITGNFNNWNPRDNRFSLQQTEEGYCIDINDEILPSEIEYKFTKGGWENVEIDSEAQFTPNRKVNKKAKEVEDSVEGWRLNWAPFKEEYFPKIELISENFYIPQLNKTRKVWALLPYDYETTEKSYPVLYLQDAQNLFNEESPFGNWEIDKKLSLLAEYGIGDIIIIAVEHGSEYRIQEYVFEDDNEYAVKAEGKKYIRFITDTLKPYVDQHFRTLPDREHTGIGGSSLGALISIYGGFLYPEVYSKLMLFSPSLWLNPNNNFPMLSFHQPYYTKAYIYGGEPEGSDMVKRINLFKDAMSRWEESKSIEFEVRTSIHPEGKHEEFYWSQEFPRALEWLFFDKLENPVERKKRYTKEKENV
- a CDS encoding SAM-dependent methyltransferase, with amino-acid sequence MKSNSELRHILKAYTDDILIPSDFHDKLAPAITGLSQLLFDSVEINSHDESLREHHTTESGNAIGPLWAALCSREVLRTQRFLKGLYQAINTCLKERQTPVHILYAGTGPFATLAIPVMSQFLPEEIQFTLLEINPISFEKMQNCIAQFGFESYVRAYHCCDASTWKTEDRQVDILISETMHNGLYREPQVSIMLNLLSQLPSDCICIPQQICVDLVARENLSKTGETISSLMSFDRTYIDQVLQKSSSSVWQFANTAVQIPENPKLRFYLDTTIQVYEDQYLRLNDCSLNILRKFNVPEVYRGQKIKIQYQVSQLPSFLIRED
- a CDS encoding serine hydrolase domain-containing protein, producing the protein MKDLKNSNTSTYIRRYARIAFVLLIVFAKSSASRAQTNASVFNNKKLVEKWLKDNKVPILGLGIIDNGVFQQAEVYGEIKEGIPAPENTLFNVASLTKPVTAIVALKLVSLGKWNLDEPLYMYWTDPEIANDPRHQQLTTRLVLSHQTGFANWRWENENKKLGFQFDPGTKYQYSGEGYEYLRKALEKKFNKSLQQLADELVFRPIKMPDTQYIWNKDTDSTRLAVGYDNKGNSYPVVKNREPNAADDLMTSIEDYGKFLISVMNGEGLSKKVFDEMVFRQVPSTRGKHFGLGFEIYDFKDGTYALAHGGSDKGVRTIFFILPETKQGLLIFTNSDNGVSLYVDLLKYYLQEKGSEIVDIEMKNTL